From the Cyanobacteriota bacterium genome, the window ATTAACTATAGCTACAAACTACATGATCTTGACCAAATGCAAACCCAAGCCAAATTTGGTTTAATATGGGAAAGCTTTGTTCAAGAACAAATCCACAAAAACCTTCAAAATATTTTACCAAAACCTAGTTTCTATTACTACCGAACCCAAAATAAAGCAGAAATTGATTTGGTTATCGAAAGCTCTAAATCATTAATCCCCATTGAAATCAAAACTGGTTCTAGTTTCAAAAAAGATCAACTTACCAATCTCAAGCATTTCATTGAAGAATTTTCATGTCCTTATGGCTTGATAATCAATAACGCTAATGAAATAAGGCAATTGAGTGAAAAGATATATCAAGTGCCAGCTTGCTTTATCTAATAACAAAACTTAGTCCAGTTCGCTTTGATATGACTTACTATGATCAACTTGATGAATTAGGTTCTAATTTGAAGTTTTAATCCTTTGTCTACTCAAAATCATGATAGCTTCAACTTACTAATTTCTTCTTCAAAAAAACTATTCAACTGTTCTTTCTTTAAATCCTTATCGTTTAACAATATAACGCCCGCAAGATTAATGTCCTCTAAATATAAAAGCTGTTCAAGAAATAACCTATCATTAAAATCAGTTTGATACTTTTTGGATGCTAGCTTGAGTAAGGTTGCCAAATCAACATGTTTATCTTTCAAAAGATAGAAAAGATCGATATAATCTTTCCCCTCACCTCTTCTACCGACGGTATAAGCTTTTGTTGCAGCCAATTCAGCAAGAGATAGCATTGTTAAACCAGATTCAACAAATAAAGGCTCAATTAAAGGGAATGGATAATACAAATAAGTTAGCTTGACTCCATTAACAAGCATAGTCAACTCTTCAGAGTTATTTACCAGTACTTCTACAGCAAATCTAGGTTTAAGTTTTTTTTGAATCTTAGTTAATAATGTTTTAGGTAGTATATCCTTTGAGAAAAAATCAAAGTCTACTGATATTCGGTGTCCTATTTGCAAAGCAATAGCAGTACCACCTGCCAAGTAAAAATCCTTTTGTCCCTCCAAATAAGGAAGGAGTTCCTTGGCTTCATTTTTTAATACTTCTAATCTCATTATTAAAATCCGTTATTGACCATATCAATTTCACTAAGGGCTTAACACGTGAGCGTATTGCTGTTGTTGGTACAGACATTATCGTCTGCTTCAACAGGGTTAGACCATAATAATCATTGATCCATCTCCATTGATCTAAATTCCCATAATTAATAGTATTAATAATTATTGACTGCTTATCTCTATTTAAATCTAATTGATCAAAATCATAAGACCACATTATGCCTTTAAATGACTCATCTAATTTAGAAGCCTTAGGTTTCACTTAATATATTATACCCCGAACTAAGTTAGTTTAGCAGGTTAAAATATAAGCATCATGAAACGCCTTCTAGTATTACTCAGTATCTTTTTAACTAGTTGCACTCAACCAGCTCTAAAAACAAACAATCTACTCTTGTTTAAAATAGAAGCGCGCAATATTGCTGCAGATCGAATTACTGAGTTTAGATATTTTAAAGATGGCTTAGTTGAAAAAACAATTCTTCAGGACTCATCTAATAGTTCAGAGATTTTTCAAACTAGTTTCAATCAAGCAGAGCCGCAAATTGAATTACTCAGTAAGTTACAAGAACTTGATTATCACAACAGCTTCCCATGGAAGCAAGACTATCACAAGCGCGGTGATGTCATCAAAGTGCAATTCCCGCAGAGCACAACTCCTCAATCAATTAATCCAAACAAAACAACTCAGGCAATCACAATCAACAAGACTTATTTCTTTTATAGTGGTGACCAGAATGCTCCAGAGATTCTTCAACAGTTGCTAGACCTAACTGGTCTAACGAGAGCTAGTGAAGCTCAATAATCAAGACCAAATCCCCATTTCTTCTTCACTAAAATCACCCATAGGCTTGACTTCAGGTTTGAGCGACATGCCTTTCTCTGACTTAGCTTTAGTCTGAACAAACTTCATCAATTCACAAAAATCAAACGAGGTTCCTTCACCATGGTTCTCAAAAAAATTGCCATGTAAATTAGAAATCACAAAATCACCAACAC encodes:
- a CDS encoding nucleotidyl transferase AbiEii/AbiGii toxin family protein, with translation MRLEVLKNEAKELLPYLEGQKDFYLAGGTAIALQIGHRISVDFDFFSKDILPKTLLTKIQKKLKPRFAVEVLVNNSEELTMLVNGVKLTYLYYPFPLIEPLFVESGLTMLSLAELAATKAYTVGRRGEGKDYIDLFYLLKDKHVDLATLLKLASKKYQTDFNDRLFLEQLLYLEDINLAGVILLNDKDLKKEQLNSFFEEEISKLKLS